The genomic DNA CCAGGGTACGTCCACGACGGCGGTCCAGTCCACCGCCTGGTCGCCGGTGGCGATCACCGTCCAGCCGCCGGAAACCGGCACGATGGCCCCGCCGTCGATGCGGGAGAAGAGGGTCTCGGCATCCGGGCTGACGACGATGCGCGACTGCAGGGGGTCGAGCAGTTCGGTGGTCAGGGCCCCGGTCCCGTCCGGATCCAGATGATCGCGCAACCGCGTGGCCGGCGTGCCGCCCCCCTCCCACGAGGTCGCGAACCGGCCGTACCAGTCGGGCAGGTCGTTGCCGCACGCCGCCTGCCCCCCGTGCAGTTGCCCGATGACCCGATGGTTCGGATCGAACAGGGGCGAGCCGGAGCTGCCCCGTTCGGTCGTGCCCAGGTCCCAGTCGGTGATCTGCAGGTGGTTGGCGCCGGGATCCACCGTCGTGCCGCCGTAGGCCGTCGGGCGCAGGGGGTCGCGCTCGAAGCTGATGCTCATCTCGTCGGTGCTCGGATGGTGGATCGTCACCGCGCTGTCGGGCACGGCGCCGCTGCGGTCCCAGCCGAGGAACTTGACCGTGAAGGCCGCGTCGGGCACGGCGTCGAGCTCGACCAGCACGAAGTCCGACGCCGACGAGCCCGCCACCAGGGTCGCGCCCGATGTGAACTCGGCCAGGCTGCCGCCGCTCTGGGCGCCGCACACCGGGCTCCAGTAGTTCCAGTACGCCACCAGGCTCGGCGCCGCCGCCGCCGTGATGTCGCAGTGGAAGCCCGACATGAACAGGGGCCGCGCGTCGTAGGCCGTGTTGTTGATCAGGAACCCCGTGCACAGGTGGGTGGCGCCCAGGGCGATCATGGCCACGCCGTCGGCTTCGTCGCGCCAGGGATCGCCGGCGGGACAGAGGATGTCGATGTTGCACGGTCCGGCCTTCGCCGCGGGATCCTCGCCGAAGAAGCGGTAGCCCCGGCCGAGGCGCACCACCTCGAGAGCCACCCGGGCCGCGTCGGCCGCCGCCACGTCGAGTTCGAGCACCACCGCGTCGGCGACCAGCACCGGCGACCACACCTGGCCGTGGGCGGCCCCGGCGAAGACGTCCAGGCGCACGGCGCGCTCCGGGGCGCCGGCCGGATACAGATGCAGCAGGGCCGAAGGCGGCAGCACGCACGGGTCGAGACCGAGGCTCAGGGACAGGGCGCCCGGACTCGCCAGGCGCAGGCGCCACAGGCGCCGACCGTCAGGCAGGTCTTCCCAGGTGCCGGCGTTGGTCGGGGTCAGGGCCAGGTCGACGGGCAGCGCGAAGCGATAGGGCAGGCCCTCGGCGTCCCGCCGGGCGTCTTCGACCGCCAGTTCGTCCGCCGTGACCGCGACGAAGGCGTGGCGGTCGACCCCCGCGAGTGGAGCCACCGGTTGGCGCAGCGCCGCCGGACCCGGGCCCGCCGGCACGGCCCGCGCCGCCCCCCCCACCGACACGAGGACGAAGAGGGCGAGCAGGCCGGCCAGGCCTCGGCCGGAGGGCGCGCGGAACGTCATGATGTCTCGCTTCCTTCGCCGGGCGTCGTCGCCGGGGCCCGGCCGGATCCGCCCTGCACCGCGTCGACGGCGTTGGCGGCGATGACCCACCCCAGCAGGATCTGGGACGGGTAGTGCTTGCGGTCGTTCAGGCGCGACCAGCCGGTCAGCACCGAGGCCGCGCGGGCCACGGCGCCGACGGGAACCGATCCCGTGCGGGCGGCCAGGTTGAGCCAGGGCACCGCCGACATGAACGTGTGCCCGCTCGCCGAATTGGCCGCGTGCAGCGGCCGCCAGCGCGGGCTGCCGTCGTCGGACGAGGGCCGGTTCGCCCCCAGGCCGCGCTGCACCGTCCACAGGGTGGGCAGGCCGACCACCATGGCCTCGAAGTTCGCCCGGCCCCAGCGGCTGAACGCCGTGCTGCGCCACCAGGCGTCGACGGCCCCGACGAGGAGCCAGTTGACGAACCAGAACCGCTCGCCACAGAACTTCAGCACGTGGGCCGCGCGATCGGTGCCCGCCGACCGCACGCGGCGCCGGTGGAAGCCCTCGATGGCCTCGTCGGCGCCCGAGTAGGCCAGCACCCCTGCGGCGACCAGGGCCCCGCCGAGGCGCAGGAACGCCCGCCGCCCGTAGTTGCGGCGCCAGTGGCGGCCGGTGCCGCGGAACAGGGGCGCGAACCGCCCCCGTCCCCGCCGCACGGTCGTGCGGTCCCGGGCGGGCCAGACCAACGCCGCGCACACCACCGAGAGTCCGAGCGCCACCCACACGTCAGCCGTCCGCCTCGTCGATCAGATCCGCCACGTGGCGGGCCAGGGCCGGCGCCGAGGTCAGTCCCGGCGACTCGATGCCGATCAGGTTCACCATTCCGGCGAAGTCGTCTTCGTCCTCCCGCTGCACCACGAAATCGACCAGCTTCGTCGTGTCGAGCTTCGGCCGCAGGCCCGACATGTCGGGCACGAGGTCATCGGGTTCGAGCCAGGGCAGGAAGCGGCGCGCGCCCCGGAAGAACGACTCCGCCCGGGCCGGATCGACGCTGTAGTCCAGGTCGATGCCCGCCGGACCGCCCGCCGCGTCGCGCAGGTCGTGGTCGTACTTCTGCAGGTCGGGGCCGAGCTTCAGGCGGCCGCCGAGGTCGAGGCACACGTGCACGCCCAGGCTGGTGCCGTCGGCGGGCGGCACCGGATAGATCAGCCGCTGCACCCGGCCGGCGTGGGCGTCGGCGATGGCGAAGTAGTTGCCCTTGGTCGGATGGAGGTCCCAGCCCCGGCCCGCCACGTCGATGCCCGCGAGGGCCGCCACCCGGTCGGCCCACAGGCCCGCGGCGTTGACGACCCAGCGGGAGGTGTGGGTCCAGCCCTCGGTGCGCCCCGGGCCCACCGGCGCGACCGTGACCTGCCAGCCGCCCGGGATCCGCGCCAGGGCCGTGGCCCGCGCGCCGGTCATGACCTGCCCGCCGCCCCGCGTCGCGGCGGCGGCGAAAGCCTTGGCCGCGCCTTCGGCGTCGAGCACGCCCGTGCGCGGCGAGTGCAACGCCGCGACAGCCTTGACCTCGGGTTCGAGCCGGGCCAGTTCGGCGCCGTCGATCAGGCGCAGATCCTCCACCCCGTTGGCCTGGCCGAGGGCGAGCAGACGCTCGAGGTTCGGCGTCTCCGCCGGTTCGACCGCCACGATGAGCTTGCCGCACTCGTTGTATCCCACGCCATGGGCGAGGCAGAACTCCTTCATGAGCCGCCGTCCGGCCACGCAGAAGCGCGCCTTCAGCGAACCGGTGGGGTAGTACATGCCGCCGTGGCTGACCTCGCTGTTGCGCGAGGTCGTGGCCCGCGCCAGGCCGCTCTCCATCTCCAGCAGCACGGTCGTCCGGCCCCGCGCCACCTGCTCCGCGGCGACGGCGCAGCCGACGATGCCGCCCCCGATGACTGTCACATCCAGGTCCAACGGCGCTCCCTCAGCGGCCCCGGCGCTTGTCCAGCCAGGTCTGGTAGTCGGTGTGCAGGTAGATCTTCTTGTTCACGTACTCGGTGATGCGCAGCATCTTCTCGGGCCCCACCTCGCCGTTCACCGCGGTCAGGGGGCGGCCGTCGGCGTCGAGGAACCACACCGTGGGCACCGACTCGACCTTGAACTTCTTCGCCAGCGACGGGAGGCGCTCGATGTCCACCTGCGCCACGGCGAAGTTCTCGTTGAGGTAGCGCACGACCTTGGGGTCCGTGTAGGTCTCGCGCATCATGCGGCGGTGCGCGTCCGACCAGCCGGCCATGAAGTGCAGCAGGATCGGCACCTGCCGGCCCTGCCCCGTGGCGAGGGCCTCGTTGTAGCTCAGCCAGTCCACGAAGCGGTTGTCCGGTTCCTCGTCGGCCCGGACCACCGTGAAGGCGGCCAGCACCAGCAGCAGGACCGGCAGGAGCCGGCGGCGCAGGTTCGTCATCGCTCTCTCGCTTTGCTGGCGGGATCCGGCCAGGGCCAGTCCGCGGGTACGGGTGCCTCGAAGCGCAGCGGCGCGCCCCCCACCGGGTGGGCGATCTCCAGGGCCAGGGCGTGCAGGGCGACCCGGTGGTCGGGCAGGCGCAGCCGCGCGCCGTACTTCACGTCGCCCAGCAGGGGGCAGCCCAGCAGGGCCATCTGGGCCCGGATCTGGTGGCGGCGGCCCGTCACCGGCCGGACCTCGACCAGGGCGAATCCGCCGGCCGCCTCCCGCACATCATACCGCAGATGGGCCGGCCTGGCTCCGTCGAAAGGAGCGGTGCAGGCGCGGGTCATGCCCTCGTGGTCGCCCTTGGCGGCCAGCCAGGCGCGGGCCTCGCCGCGAGACTCGGGCGGCCCGCCCTCGACCACCGCCAGGTAGATCTTGCGCACGGTGTCGTCGCGGAACTGGGCCGACAGCCGTCCCGCCGCCTTGCTCGTGCGGGCGAGCACCATCACCCCGCTCGTGTTGCGGTCCAGGCGGTGCACCAGCCCCACGTAGACGTTGCCGGGCTTGGCGTACTTCTCCCGCAGGTACGCCGCGGCGGCGTCCACGAGGGTCGGGTCGCCGCTGCGGTCGCCCTGGGCCAGCAGGCCGGCGGGTTTGGCCACGACCAGCAGGTGGTTGTCTTCGTGGATGACGTGCAGCTCGGCGACCTCGCGGTGCGGGACGAACGCGGCAGGGGATGCCCTGAATATAGGGCATCCCCCGCCTCCGATCAGCCTCGAATCACGACCGCGGCGTTCCGTGGCGCCGCCGGTCCGCCTCAGCTCAGCACGAACCCCTCCTCCTTGGCGATCAGCCGCCGCAGGGCCTCGCCCTCGCCGTCGACCACCGTGGCCATGGCCGCCCCGTCGACGGTCGCCACGATGATGTCGCCGATCTCCTGGCTCACTTCGCGGAACAGGCCCAGCTTGAGCATGCCCTGGGTCTGGCGCCGGTTGTCCTCGCTCGGCGTCACGTAGTGCACCGACTGCACGTGGTAGCGGTGGATCAGGAAGATCTGGCTGAGGGTCATGAACCGCTTCATGCGGAACTCGGGGCTGAAGTTGTTCTGGTCGCGCACCGACAGGATCGTGTTGCCCCGCCGGTCCTGGATCGTCGCGAAGACGATGTTCGACACCTTCTTGTCGTACTTGTCGAGCACCGCCAGCTCCAGCAGGTGCGAGCTCGCCTTGTGCGGGCGCAGCTTCACCCGCAGGGGCGTCTCCACGTTGTACTGCCTGGTCCACAACTCGAGCCAATCCTCGAGCACCCGGGTCGGCACCTCGGTCTGCACCAGGTGCTGGAACTGGGTCGAGCCCTTGCCCATGGCCTTGGTCGTGGCCGTGCGGCCGGAAGACGCGGCCAGCGCCCCGTCCAGGCGCGGACCGCCGACCAGGGTCTGGGGCGTCTTGTAGGGCGACTCGAGCAGGCGCAGCTTGCGCTGCAGCTTGGCCAGGGCCAGCATGCCGTTCTCGAGCAGCGAGGTGGCGAACTCCTCGCTGGCCAGGCCGTCGACCTGGTGCCCGCCGTAGGTGATGAAGTTGAAGACGAAGCCCAGCTTGCCCAGTTCGGCGGGGAAGGCGCGCATCTCGTCCTCGCTCATGCCCGTCGTGTCCCAGTTGAACGAGGGCGAGAGGTTGTAGGCCAGCATCTTGTCCGGATAGACGGCGTGCATGGCCTCGGCGAACTCGCGGGCGTCGGCCAGATCGGCGGTCTTGGTCTCCATCCAGATGATGTCGCAGAACGGGGCCACGGCCAGCGACTTGGCGATGGCGTAGGCGATGCCGCCCCGCACCTGGTAGTAGCCTTCGGGCGTGCGGGCCGCCTCGGCGTCCCAGACCACGTCCAGGCCCAGCTCGGCCGCGCGCCGCCGCACGGCCCCGAAGGTCGCGTTGCGCGCGAAGGCCCGCCACTCGTCGGCGGTGACGTCCGGCTCGGCGCCCTCCTCCTCGCTGTAGGCGATCGCCTCGGCCACGGCCTCGCCGTAGGTCTTCAGGCCCGAGTCGGCCTCCCAGGCGGAGACCATGGCGTCGAGGCCGGCGTTCAGGGCGCGGTCGAGCAGGGGCTGCGTGCCGTCGAGGAACGAGCGGGCCGCCTCGTCGATGCGCTCGACCAGGTGCGTGCGCTCGAGCCAGGCGTCGGCCGGCGCGAAGTCGTCGTCGCCGAGGCCGTACAGCACGTGGCCGTTCACCTCGGACACGCCCTGCGCGGCGAAGCGGCGCAGCACCGCCAGGGTGCACAGCTTGTAGGGCGGGATGTGCGGGTTCGTGACGCCCAGGATGAACGGGTGGTCCCGCCCGTC from bacterium includes the following:
- a CDS encoding phosphatase PAP2 family protein encodes the protein MWVALGLSVVCAALVWPARDRTTVRRGRGRFAPLFRGTGRHWRRNYGRRAFLRLGGALVAAGVLAYSGADEAIEGFHRRRVRSAGTDRAAHVLKFCGERFWFVNWLLVGAVDAWWRSTAFSRWGRANFEAMVVGLPTLWTVQRGLGANRPSSDDGSPRWRPLHAANSASGHTFMSAVPWLNLAARTGSVPVGAVARAASVLTGWSRLNDRKHYPSQILLGWVIAANAVDAVQGGSGRAPATTPGEGSETS
- a CDS encoding NAD(P)/FAD-dependent oxidoreductase, whose product is MDLDVTVIGGGIVGCAVAAEQVARGRTTVLLEMESGLARATTSRNSEVSHGGMYYPTGSLKARFCVAGRRLMKEFCLAHGVGYNECGKLIVAVEPAETPNLERLLALGQANGVEDLRLIDGAELARLEPEVKAVAALHSPRTGVLDAEGAAKAFAAAATRGGGQVMTGARATALARIPGGWQVTVAPVGPGRTEGWTHTSRWVVNAAGLWADRVAALAGIDVAGRGWDLHPTKGNYFAIADAHAGRVQRLIYPVPPADGTSLGVHVCLDLGGRLKLGPDLQKYDHDLRDAAGGPAGIDLDYSVDPARAESFFRGARRFLPWLEPDDLVPDMSGLRPKLDTTKLVDFVVQREDEDDFAGMVNLIGIESPGLTSAPALARHVADLIDEADG
- a CDS encoding DUF255 domain-containing protein: MTNLRRRLLPVLLLVLAAFTVVRADEEPDNRFVDWLSYNEALATGQGRQVPILLHFMAGWSDAHRRMMRETYTDPKVVRYLNENFAVAQVDIERLPSLAKKFKVESVPTVWFLDADGRPLTAVNGEVGPEKMLRITEYVNKKIYLHTDYQTWLDKRRGR
- a CDS encoding RluA family pseudouridine synthase, with product MFRASPAAFVPHREVAELHVIHEDNHLLVVAKPAGLLAQGDRSGDPTLVDAAAAYLREKYAKPGNVYVGLVHRLDRNTSGVMVLARTSKAAGRLSAQFRDDTVRKIYLAVVEGGPPESRGEARAWLAAKGDHEGMTRACTAPFDGARPAHLRYDVREAAGGFALVEVRPVTGRRHQIRAQMALLGCPLLGDVKYGARLRLPDHRVALHALALEIAHPVGGAPLRFEAPVPADWPWPDPASKARER
- the aceA gene encoding isocitrate lyase ICL2; this translates as MVNFERDVLRMKEWFGGERFRGITRLYTPDQVVAQQGTIPNEYVVARNAAAGFHALLRELHAKGESITTFGPYSPGQAVQMKRLGIRGIYLGGWATSAKGSVTEDPGADLASYPLSQVPDEAAPIVRALLTADRNQKYLRSRMTADELARTPEIDFSPYIIADADTGHGGDAHVRNLVRRFVEAGVPGYHIEDQRPGTKKCGHQGGKVLVSVEEQIKRLNAARFQLDVMGVGGIIVARTDAEAATLLDNNADGRDHPFILGVTNPHIPPYKLCTLAVLRRFAAQGVSEVNGHVLYGLGDDDFAPADAWLERTHLVERIDEAARSFLDGTQPLLDRALNAGLDAMVSAWEADSGLKTYGEAVAEAIAYSEEEGAEPDVTADEWRAFARNATFGAVRRRAAELGLDVVWDAEAARTPEGYYQVRGGIAYAIAKSLAVAPFCDIIWMETKTADLADAREFAEAMHAVYPDKMLAYNLSPSFNWDTTGMSEDEMRAFPAELGKLGFVFNFITYGGHQVDGLASEEFATSLLENGMLALAKLQRKLRLLESPYKTPQTLVGGPRLDGALAASSGRTATTKAMGKGSTQFQHLVQTEVPTRVLEDWLELWTRQYNVETPLRVKLRPHKASSHLLELAVLDKYDKKVSNIVFATIQDRRGNTILSVRDQNNFSPEFRMKRFMTLSQIFLIHRYHVQSVHYVTPSEDNRRQTQGMLKLGLFREVSQEIGDIIVATVDGAAMATVVDGEGEALRRLIAKEEGFVLS